A section of the Oreochromis aureus strain Israel breed Guangdong linkage group 22, ZZ_aureus, whole genome shotgun sequence genome encodes:
- the tac1 gene encoding protachykinin-1 encodes MKSLLVAVLMVLIAAAQVSGEENDPKEDTDYWTSTNQIQNGWISDDPFREALLRMTRKPKPHQFIGLMGRRSMANTQITRKRHKVNSFVGLMGKRSQEEPESYNWNTIEMYDKRR; translated from the exons ATGAAGTCTCTGCTTGTAGCAGTTTTAATGGTTCTCATCGCCGCCGCCCAAGTTTCCGGCGAAGAAAATGACCCAAAAGAGGACACTGATTACTGGACGAGCACTAATCAAATCCAG AATGGCTGGATTTCCGACGACCCGTTCAGAGAAGCCCTGCTGAGAATGACAAGAAAGCCAAAGCCACATCAGTTTATCGGTCTGATGGGGAGGCGCTCTATGG caaacacacagatcACCCGCAAAA GACATAAAGTGAACTCCTTCGTTGGACTGATGGGGAAGAGGAGCCAAGAGGAGCCAG AGTCTTATAACTGGAACACAATAGAGATGTATGACAAGCGCCGCTAA